Proteins encoded by one window of Bacillus sp. DTU_2020_1000418_1_SI_GHA_SEK_038:
- the cobS gene encoding adenosylcobinamide-GDP ribazoletransferase translates to MKWFKGLLINLQFFTSIPIPFQLPMDKAHLEKSIRTFPLLGLIQGAIYALILYGFLHWTPFSTLTAAFAVWLAGIILTGGIHLDGWMDASDAFFSFRDREKRLEIMGDPRTGAFGVLSVIVILSTRFLFIYEIVQMIHPVSYVLIGLLPFFSKMVMGVLLLIVKAAKKEGLGPLFKNAANEKTLFVYPIYIVILLIIIVFFLKEAIWGMLFFILVSGFILLFLRRKIVNWFGGMTGDVLGASVEGTEVLLWMTLWLLHYFAMG, encoded by the coding sequence ATGAAGTGGTTTAAAGGATTGCTTATCAATCTGCAGTTTTTTACTTCCATTCCGATTCCTTTCCAACTGCCAATGGATAAAGCTCATCTTGAAAAATCGATTAGGACTTTTCCGCTGCTTGGTCTCATACAGGGTGCTATTTATGCATTGATTCTTTATGGTTTTCTCCACTGGACACCGTTTTCCACTTTAACGGCTGCATTTGCCGTGTGGCTCGCGGGGATTATTTTGACAGGCGGTATCCATCTCGATGGGTGGATGGATGCAAGTGATGCATTCTTTTCTTTTCGGGACCGAGAGAAAAGGCTCGAAATCATGGGTGATCCGCGGACAGGGGCATTTGGTGTGCTATCTGTCATTGTTATATTGAGCACCCGTTTTCTTTTTATCTATGAGATTGTCCAAATGATCCATCCAGTTTCCTATGTCCTTATCGGATTGCTGCCGTTTTTCAGCAAAATGGTGATGGGCGTGCTGCTATTAATAGTGAAAGCTGCTAAAAAAGAAGGCTTAGGGCCCCTTTTTAAAAATGCAGCTAATGAAAAGACGCTGTTCGTCTATCCGATTTACATCGTTATTCTGCTTATCATCATTGTGTTTTTTCTAAAGGAAGCCATCTGGGGAATGCTCTTCTTTATTTTAGTATCAGGATTCATTTTGCTTTTTTTACGAAGAAAAATTGTGAACTGGTTTGGCGGGATGACAGGGGATGTTCTCGGAGCAAGTGTGGAGGGGACGGAGGTGCTGCTATGGATGACGCTGTGGCTATTACATTATTTCGCCATGGGCTGA
- a CDS encoding iron ABC transporter permease: protein MQKQFTRKHLNNKVFAYILASAFLVTAMLLGISIGTVSVPAIDIIKIIGAEIFRMTPNEQIDSMFSNIVMNIRLPRVILAGLVGASLAIAGAAFQGLLRNPLADPYTLGVSSGASVGAVITLFFGLSIPFVGLFTLPLLSILFSFATIFLVLLFARHVERSMKVETIILTGIIFSSFLGAFISLMIALTGEELRQIIGWLLGSVSMRGWAYIKIIIPFFIIGSVILIINSNELNAMSFGEERAQHIGVNVQRRKLMILIAGSMLTGAAVAVSGTIGFVGLVIPHLTRLLWGPDHKHLLPLSILTGGGFLILADLVARTIISPTELPIGVITALIGAPVFAIILMKRRTERRG from the coding sequence TTGCAAAAGCAATTTACCCGGAAACATTTAAATAATAAGGTTTTTGCTTATATTCTAGCATCGGCATTTTTAGTAACTGCTATGCTGTTAGGCATTTCCATTGGAACGGTTTCGGTTCCAGCTATAGATATTATTAAAATTATTGGTGCAGAAATTTTCCGCATGACACCAAATGAACAAATTGATTCCATGTTTTCAAATATTGTCATGAATATCCGTCTTCCTAGAGTTATTCTGGCAGGCTTGGTTGGCGCATCTCTCGCAATTGCGGGAGCCGCCTTCCAAGGTTTATTAAGAAATCCTCTCGCAGACCCGTATACGCTAGGTGTTTCTTCAGGTGCCTCAGTGGGAGCTGTTATTACACTATTCTTCGGACTTTCCATTCCGTTTGTGGGCCTTTTTACGCTTCCATTGTTAAGCATCCTTTTTTCATTTGCTACCATTTTTCTCGTCCTGCTGTTTGCCCGTCATGTGGAACGGTCGATGAAGGTAGAGACGATTATTTTAACAGGTATTATTTTCAGTTCCTTTTTAGGAGCATTTATTTCACTGATGATTGCTCTAACAGGTGAGGAATTAAGACAAATAATTGGCTGGCTGCTCGGCAGTGTATCGATGCGCGGATGGGCTTATATCAAAATTATCATTCCATTTTTCATCATTGGGTCAGTTATACTGATAATAAATAGCAATGAACTAAATGCCATGTCCTTTGGGGAAGAAAGAGCCCAGCATATAGGCGTGAATGTGCAGAGAAGAAAGCTGATGATTCTTATTGCAGGCTCAATGCTTACAGGAGCGGCTGTGGCGGTTTCGGGTACGATCGGTTTTGTAGGGCTCGTTATTCCTCATTTGACTAGGCTGCTGTGGGGACCGGATCATAAGCACTTATTGCCTTTATCCATATTAACAGGCGGCGGCTTCCTTATACTTGCCGATCTTGTAGCAAGAACCATTATCTCTCCAACCGAGCTTCCCATTGGGGTTATTACAGCGCTTATAGGGGCACCTGTATTTGCAATCATTTTGATGAAACGAAGAACGGAAAGAAGAGGATAA
- a CDS encoding ABC transporter substrate-binding protein, producing the protein MKKLYSLLFALLLAVGVLAGCGGSAEEPKENNAEKETQPAQEEKADFPVTIKDALDNEVVIESKPEKIVSLIPSNTEIAFGLGLGEEVVGVSDYDNYPAEASEKEKIGGMEFNVEKIISLSPNLVLAHASSAQSAEAGLQQLRDAGINVLIVNDAANFDEVFNSINMIGTATGKKVEAEALVESMKAKLEEIKEKAKAIKDEERKKVFVEVSPAPEIYAVGANTFMDEMLQMIHADNVVTEENWPKMDPEAVIERNPDVIITTHGYYTEDPVGNVLARDGWQDINAVKNNQVVDVDSDTVTRSGPRLVEGVELLAKAIYPETFK; encoded by the coding sequence ATGAAAAAGCTATATTCATTATTATTCGCACTGCTTCTTGCTGTTGGCGTTTTGGCCGGATGTGGGGGAAGTGCAGAAGAACCAAAGGAAAATAATGCAGAGAAGGAAACACAACCAGCACAAGAGGAAAAAGCTGATTTTCCAGTCACAATAAAGGATGCCCTCGATAATGAGGTTGTCATAGAATCAAAGCCTGAGAAAATTGTTTCTCTGATTCCAAGTAATACAGAAATTGCGTTTGGATTAGGTTTAGGTGAGGAAGTCGTTGGTGTGTCTGATTACGATAACTATCCAGCTGAAGCTTCTGAAAAAGAGAAAATTGGCGGCATGGAATTTAATGTTGAGAAGATTATTTCCTTAAGCCCGAACCTCGTATTGGCACACGCTTCTAGCGCTCAAAGTGCAGAAGCTGGTCTTCAGCAGCTAAGAGATGCAGGAATTAATGTCCTTATTGTTAATGATGCAGCGAATTTTGATGAAGTCTTTAATTCTATTAACATGATAGGAACTGCTACTGGGAAGAAGGTAGAAGCAGAGGCTCTTGTTGAAAGCATGAAAGCAAAGCTTGAAGAAATTAAAGAAAAAGCTAAAGCCATTAAGGACGAAGAGCGCAAGAAAGTGTTTGTTGAAGTTTCCCCAGCTCCAGAAATTTATGCTGTTGGAGCCAACACGTTTATGGACGAAATGCTTCAAATGATTCATGCAGATAACGTAGTAACCGAAGAAAATTGGCCAAAAATGGATCCAGAGGCGGTAATTGAAAGAAATCCGGATGTAATCATTACAACTCACGGATATTATACAGAAGACCCTGTTGGCAATGTACTAGCCCGTGATGGCTGGCAGGATATTAATGCCGTTAAAAATAATCAGGTGGTAGACGTAGATTCTGATACAGTTACGCGTTCAGGCCCAAGGCTTGTTGAAGGAGTAGAGCTACTTGCAAAAGCAATTTACCCGGAAACATTTAAATAA
- the mgtE gene encoding magnesium transporter, translated as MIQNMTENQITLHIIKTLKENKKKEFETILDELQPYDIAQIYEDLPEKHKTRFLLYMNVDRLADLIQELSKEDQLAVLNKLGIEKTGKVLDLMDNDDLALLLDDLSPEKIASLLSGMKKSESQIVQDIMNYPPETAGRLMTNRFVWIRDYYTVMDAVGKLKSFAEFAETINYLYVIDQERKLVGVVSYRDLLIAEPSEVIKNIMYERVISVSVTTDQEEVARLVERYDFLAIPVVSEENVLMGIATVDDIIDVVIQEANEDFEKLSASGKSIDFETKAFVAAYRRLPWLILLLFIGILSGSIISGYEDTLQKVVALAFFMPMISGMTGNTGTQSLAVVVRGLVSNDIDKKVVFNLIMREFGVSLIIGLICGILIFLIAYFWQDNAILGVVVGVSLFLTLIIGTLAGTIIPLILYRFKIDPAVASGPLITTLNDIFSLVTYFGIATMFINHLM; from the coding sequence ATGATTCAGAATATGACAGAAAATCAGATCACTCTTCACATTATTAAAACATTAAAGGAAAATAAGAAAAAAGAGTTTGAAACCATTCTTGATGAATTGCAGCCTTATGATATTGCCCAAATTTACGAAGACCTCCCAGAAAAGCATAAGACTCGTTTTTTGCTTTATATGAATGTTGACCGGCTTGCTGACTTAATACAAGAGCTAAGTAAAGAAGATCAGCTAGCGGTTTTAAATAAATTGGGCATCGAGAAAACAGGAAAAGTTCTCGATTTAATGGACAATGATGACTTAGCCCTCCTCTTGGATGATTTATCTCCTGAGAAAATCGCTTCGCTTCTTTCTGGAATGAAGAAAAGCGAATCCCAAATCGTTCAGGACATTATGAATTATCCGCCTGAGACAGCTGGGCGGTTAATGACAAACCGCTTCGTTTGGATTCGGGATTACTATACTGTTATGGATGCGGTTGGAAAGCTGAAATCTTTTGCCGAATTTGCGGAAACCATCAATTATTTATATGTCATAGATCAGGAACGGAAACTTGTCGGCGTTGTATCATACCGTGACCTCCTGATTGCTGAGCCTTCCGAGGTCATTAAGAATATTATGTACGAACGGGTTATTTCGGTATCCGTGACAACCGACCAGGAAGAAGTTGCGAGACTCGTTGAAAGATATGACTTTCTAGCGATTCCTGTCGTCAGTGAAGAAAATGTATTGATGGGAATTGCTACTGTTGACGATATTATTGACGTTGTTATTCAAGAAGCAAATGAAGATTTTGAAAAACTTTCTGCTTCGGGGAAATCAATTGATTTTGAAACAAAGGCTTTCGTTGCAGCCTATCGAAGACTGCCGTGGCTGATTTTACTCTTATTTATCGGAATTTTATCAGGGAGTATTATTAGCGGCTATGAAGATACTCTTCAGAAAGTCGTAGCACTCGCCTTCTTCATGCCTATGATCTCTGGAATGACCGGAAATACCGGCACCCAATCCCTTGCTGTCGTTGTCAGAGGGCTTGTCTCCAATGATATAGACAAAAAAGTTGTATTTAACCTCATTATGAGAGAATTTGGGGTAAGCTTGATTATTGGCTTAATTTGCGGAATTTTAATATTTCTTATTGCTTATTTCTGGCAAGATAATGCCATTTTAGGAGTCGTTGTCGGCGTTTCATTATTCCTTACGCTAATTATTGGGACACTTGCAGGAACGATCATACCTTTAATTTTGTACCGGTTCAAAATCGACCCTGCTGTTGCCTCAGGACCGTTAATTACAACATTAAATGATATTTTCTCCCTTGTAACATACTTTGGGATTGCGACAATGTTTATTAATCATCTTATGTAA
- the cbiB gene encoding adenosylcobinamide-phosphate synthase CbiB, producing MILYHLIALTIAVLIDLVVGDPPHFPHPVKWMGSFIYKLDKSWNKGSSRRLKGAAMLLTVLLTVAGITLLLVYILYGIHPIAGILAEAILISTAIAQKSLKEAAMTVYEPLIKGDIVEARHKLSYIVGRDTDKLNEPEIVRATVETVAENTSDGITAPLFWALIGGAPFALVYRAINTCDSMVGYRNEKYEDFGWASARLDDVVNWIPSRLTSVCMLAGNRPAHTKMKKVREIVFRDAKKHPSPNSGWGEAAVAGLLGIQLGGINYYKGNVSNRATMGDPLYSLEKVHILKTNNIVTRTVPIFLILLWIGGMLIELARTWF from the coding sequence ATGATTTTGTATCACCTGATTGCCCTGACGATTGCCGTACTAATCGATTTAGTCGTAGGTGACCCGCCACACTTTCCGCATCCTGTTAAATGGATGGGTTCTTTCATTTATAAATTAGACAAAAGCTGGAATAAAGGAAGCTCGAGAAGATTAAAAGGAGCAGCTATGTTGTTAACGGTTTTGCTGACAGTAGCAGGCATTACTCTCCTTCTTGTCTATATTTTGTATGGTATCCATCCGATTGCCGGCATACTTGCAGAAGCGATTTTGATCTCAACAGCGATTGCACAAAAAAGTCTAAAAGAGGCTGCAATGACTGTTTATGAGCCCTTGATAAAGGGAGACATCGTAGAGGCTAGACATAAGCTTTCTTATATTGTTGGAAGGGATACTGACAAGCTGAACGAGCCTGAAATTGTAAGGGCAACGGTTGAAACCGTTGCTGAAAATACAAGCGATGGGATTACGGCTCCGCTTTTCTGGGCGCTCATTGGAGGAGCTCCATTTGCTCTTGTTTATCGGGCGATTAACACCTGTGATTCGATGGTTGGCTATCGCAACGAGAAGTACGAAGACTTTGGCTGGGCTTCTGCCCGCCTAGATGATGTCGTTAACTGGATTCCGAGCAGGCTGACTTCTGTCTGTATGTTAGCTGGGAACCGACCTGCTCATACTAAAATGAAAAAGGTGAGGGAGATTGTTTTCCGTGATGCCAAAAAGCACCCAAGCCCAAATTCTGGCTGGGGAGAGGCGGCAGTTGCTGGGCTATTAGGTATTCAGCTTGGCGGCATCAATTATTACAAAGGGAACGTTTCGAATCGGGCAACCATGGGTGACCCCCTTTATAGCTTAGAGAAAGTCCATATTCTTAAGACGAACAACATTGTTACTCGAACCGTACCAATCTTTTTAATCTTGCTATGGATAGGAGGGATGCTCATTGAATTGGCCCGTACATGGTTCTAA
- a CDS encoding cobyric acid synthase, translating to MKGIMIQGTASDVGKSLIVTALCRAFANEGYKIAPFKSQNMCNFSYITEDGKEIGRSQGLQAEAAKTVATEWMNPILLKPQPNQNSEVILLGKTLETVSGKSYKELFYEKGLQTIETALEKLSKEFDLLVMEGAGSPVEINLKDKELVNMKVAEMADVPVILVADIERGGVFASIVGTLELLTAAERARVKGLIINKFRGDHLLFEDGVKWLEERTGIPVLGVLPYVDNHMIAEEDSLSMPSGKSVISKASHPYELGDEKYDELASRLLEHFDWEKLEEIILNWGMADEVV from the coding sequence ATGAAAGGCATTATGATACAAGGAACCGCATCGGATGTAGGCAAAAGCTTAATTGTTACGGCTCTGTGCCGAGCTTTTGCCAATGAAGGCTATAAAATAGCTCCATTTAAATCACAGAACATGTGCAATTTTTCTTATATAACAGAGGATGGCAAGGAAATTGGCCGATCACAGGGGCTTCAGGCTGAAGCCGCCAAAACAGTAGCTACTGAATGGATGAACCCGATATTATTAAAACCTCAGCCCAATCAAAATTCGGAGGTAATTTTACTGGGAAAGACTTTAGAAACGGTTTCGGGAAAAAGCTACAAGGAATTGTTTTATGAAAAGGGTCTCCAAACGATTGAAACGGCCCTTGAGAAATTATCAAAGGAATTTGACCTGCTCGTGATGGAAGGAGCAGGGAGTCCAGTTGAAATCAATTTAAAGGATAAAGAGCTTGTCAATATGAAGGTTGCCGAAATGGCTGATGTACCGGTCATTTTAGTAGCGGATATTGAAAGAGGCGGTGTCTTTGCCAGCATTGTTGGCACATTAGAGCTGCTGACCGCTGCAGAAAGAGCGAGAGTGAAGGGGCTCATTATTAATAAGTTTCGCGGTGATCATTTATTATTCGAGGATGGCGTTAAATGGCTGGAGGAAAGAACGGGTATTCCCGTTTTGGGCGTTCTCCCTTATGTAGATAACCATATGATTGCCGAGGAGGATTCTCTATCCATGCCTTCCGGGAAATCCGTTATTAGCAAAGCATCCCATCCATATGAATTAGGAGACGAAAAGTACGATGAGCTTGCATCCCGATTATTAGAGCATTTTGATTGGGAGAAGTTAGAGGAGATTATTCTTAACTGGGGTATGGCTGATGAAGTGGTTTAA
- a CDS encoding adenosylcobinamide amidohydrolase — MLSVQQITGGYTGESVIKNVSFELEKGELFGILGPNGSGKTTLLKMLSGILPFSSGEVLLKGKSLSDYSTKELAKIIAVLSQHSNQSFSYTVRETVSLGRYAHQKGWFHSWSQEDERIVKQAMEQTGVELFESHYLHELSGGERQRVFLAQALAQEPEILLLDEPTNHLDLSFQKDLLDLLKSWTKNRGLTVVSIFHDLNLAGLYCDRLLLLEKGEININDTPNEVLREDRIRGVYKTKIEKHPHPKVPAPQMVLLPEDLARDQERLCLDESFLELSDEHVVFRSPIPLRTMSSGVVGSGTGWHQLFVNRHVDKNYDCIDHRKEMVEYLKAHGFESGETVGMMTAVMLQDVSFQLYRDESFAAFVIVTAGVGNAVDAAKANEHVFQLQPGTINTWVFVSGDMTEEAIIQSIMTATEAKVKALQDLEVKDPVTGTIATGTSTDSILIASTQRGQKLEYAGTITPLGKMIGKGVYECTREAIQKSRKRVKK, encoded by the coding sequence ATGCTTAGCGTCCAACAGATAACAGGAGGATATACAGGAGAGTCTGTCATCAAGAATGTATCCTTTGAACTGGAAAAGGGAGAGCTATTCGGGATATTGGGTCCGAATGGAAGCGGGAAAACGACGTTGCTCAAAATGCTTAGCGGCATTTTGCCTTTTAGCAGCGGGGAGGTCTTATTAAAAGGAAAATCATTAAGTGATTACTCCACTAAAGAATTGGCGAAAATCATTGCTGTTCTGTCCCAGCATTCCAATCAAAGCTTTTCTTATACTGTAAGGGAAACGGTTTCATTAGGCAGGTATGCCCATCAAAAAGGATGGTTTCATTCATGGTCACAGGAGGATGAACGGATAGTAAAGCAGGCAATGGAGCAGACAGGCGTTGAGCTTTTTGAAAGCCATTATCTTCATGAGCTTTCAGGCGGAGAAAGACAAAGGGTTTTCTTAGCACAGGCACTGGCACAGGAGCCCGAAATTTTGCTGCTGGATGAACCGACGAATCATCTTGATCTTTCCTTTCAAAAAGACTTGCTCGATTTGTTAAAAAGCTGGACAAAAAATCGCGGTCTAACCGTCGTCTCTATTTTTCATGATTTGAATCTTGCGGGTTTATATTGTGACCGGCTTTTGCTGTTAGAGAAGGGTGAAATTAATATAAACGACACACCAAATGAAGTGTTGCGGGAAGACCGAATACGAGGTGTCTACAAGACGAAGATTGAAAAGCATCCCCATCCAAAGGTGCCTGCCCCACAAATGGTGCTGCTCCCTGAAGACTTAGCAAGGGATCAGGAACGTTTATGCTTAGATGAAAGTTTTCTAGAGCTTTCTGATGAGCATGTTGTTTTCCGGTCGCCTATCCCTCTTCGAACGATGTCATCGGGAGTTGTTGGCTCCGGAACAGGCTGGCATCAACTATTTGTAAATCGCCATGTGGATAAAAATTATGACTGCATTGATCATCGGAAAGAGATGGTTGAGTATCTAAAGGCTCATGGGTTCGAGTCAGGAGAAACCGTGGGTATGATGACAGCCGTCATGCTTCAGGATGTGAGCTTTCAGCTTTATCGAGACGAAAGTTTTGCAGCGTTTGTTATTGTAACAGCTGGTGTTGGAAACGCCGTTGACGCGGCCAAAGCTAATGAACATGTTTTTCAATTACAGCCGGGTACGATTAATACATGGGTTTTTGTCAGTGGAGACATGACAGAGGAAGCCATTATACAGAGCATCATGACTGCTACGGAAGCAAAGGTAAAAGCGTTGCAAGACCTAGAAGTAAAGGACCCTGTTACAGGCACAATCGCGACAGGAACATCGACAGACAGTATATTAATTGCATCTACTCAAAGAGGCCAGAAGCTAGAATATGCCGGCACCATCACGCCGCTTGGAAAAATGATCGGTAAAGGCGTCTATGAATGTACAAGGGAAGCGATTCAAAAGAGCAGAAAAAGGGTGAAGAAATGA
- a CDS encoding FtsW/RodA/SpoVE family cell cycle protein: protein MNKPIKVSERFDWTLCLLLFIFFLISCMAIYSGQASGQYEGNFVLSQIKNYAVGIVIIGIVMYFDSEQIKRLSWILYGLGILLLIGLFISPLSLVPEIKGARLWYRFPVLGSFQPSEFVKIFLILALSRIIVNHYEKFIVKTIKTDLFLLLKLGIVTAIPLGLIIIDDLGTALVIIAIVTGIILVSGISWKIIVPIYGLGAVFGGAILYLVIWAPEFLEKHFNIQTYKLFRIYSWIDPAGHKQGAGLQLYKSLQAIGSGLLTGKGFSERQVYIPDSHTDFIFSVIGEEYGFIGGSLVISLFFLLIYHLTKTALETKDPFNTYICVGVISMITFHVFQNIGMTIQVLPITGIPLPFISYGGSSLMGNMMAMGLIFSIRYHHKAYMFASDSKFVAKRAN, encoded by the coding sequence ATGAATAAACCAATAAAGGTATCGGAACGATTCGATTGGACATTGTGTCTCCTTTTATTTATATTTTTTTTAATAAGTTGTATGGCTATATATAGCGGGCAAGCATCCGGTCAATATGAAGGAAACTTTGTGTTGAGCCAAATTAAGAATTATGCAGTGGGAATTGTGATAATAGGAATTGTCATGTATTTTGACAGTGAACAAATCAAAAGACTTTCTTGGATTCTTTACGGGCTTGGAATTTTGCTCCTTATCGGACTATTTATTTCACCCCTTAGTTTAGTTCCAGAGATAAAAGGTGCAAGACTTTGGTATAGATTCCCTGTACTTGGTTCCTTCCAGCCGTCCGAGTTCGTTAAGATTTTTCTTATCCTTGCCCTAAGCAGAATCATTGTCAATCATTATGAAAAGTTTATCGTCAAAACGATAAAGACTGATCTATTTCTTTTATTGAAGTTAGGAATTGTAACAGCTATCCCGTTAGGTCTCATTATTATTGATGATTTAGGTACTGCCTTAGTCATTATCGCTATTGTGACTGGGATTATCTTGGTGTCAGGGATCTCATGGAAGATCATCGTTCCTATTTATGGATTAGGCGCTGTTTTTGGCGGGGCTATTCTATACCTTGTCATTTGGGCACCTGAGTTTTTGGAAAAACACTTTAATATTCAAACCTATAAATTATTTCGAATATACTCCTGGATAGATCCAGCAGGCCATAAGCAGGGTGCGGGTTTACAGCTGTATAAGTCATTGCAGGCAATCGGCTCCGGCCTTTTAACTGGAAAAGGCTTTAGCGAAAGACAGGTTTATATTCCAGATAGTCATACGGATTTCATTTTTAGCGTAATAGGTGAAGAGTATGGATTTATTGGCGGCAGTTTGGTCATAAGTTTATTTTTCCTGCTCATTTACCATTTAACGAAAACAGCTCTTGAAACGAAGGATCCATTTAATACGTATATTTGTGTGGGCGTAATCAGCATGATTACCTTCCACGTTTTTCAAAATATTGGGATGACCATTCAAGTGTTGCCAATTACAGGAATCCCTCTTCCTTTTATCAGCTATGGAGGAAGCTCTTTAATGGGGAATATGATGGCAATGGGGCTTATATTCAGTATCAGGTACCACCATAAAGCTTATATGTTTGCTTCTGATTCAAAATTCGTGGCGAAAAGAGCTAACTAA
- a CDS encoding bifunctional adenosylcobinamide kinase/adenosylcobinamide-phosphate guanylyltransferase translates to MAESTIIFISGGVRSGKSSFAEQLAAEEAKKTGGQLHYIAAGQASDSEMKERILRHQKDRLDSGLNWKTWEKPNELQEFSGFFTDTDIILLDCLTTLLNNEFFSVDEQWMKLEFQQKVMQGILEGIKQISQNCHRLIIVSNEVLNESQGSNELVFIYRRMLGQLHQQIVAKAKQAYLVEAGIPILMKGKE, encoded by the coding sequence ATGGCGGAATCGACCATAATCTTTATTAGCGGTGGCGTTCGGAGCGGAAAAAGCAGCTTTGCTGAACAGCTTGCAGCAGAAGAAGCGAAAAAAACGGGTGGACAGCTTCATTACATAGCTGCAGGACAGGCAAGTGATTCGGAGATGAAGGAGCGAATCCTTAGGCATCAAAAGGACCGGCTAGATAGCGGCTTAAACTGGAAAACATGGGAAAAGCCCAATGAGCTACAAGAGTTTTCAGGCTTCTTTACAGATACAGATATTATATTGCTAGACTGTCTAACAACTCTATTAAATAATGAATTCTTTAGTGTGGATGAGCAATGGATGAAACTTGAATTTCAACAAAAGGTCATGCAGGGGATTCTAGAGGGAATTAAACAGATTTCGCAAAATTGCCATCGGCTCATTATCGTTAGCAATGAAGTGTTGAATGAATCGCAAGGAAGCAATGAGCTGGTCTTCATCTATAGGAGAATGCTTGGTCAGCTTCATCAGCAAATCGTTGCCAAAGCTAAACAAGCTTATCTCGTAGAAGCAGGCATTCCCATCCTGATGAAAGGAAAAGAATGA
- the cobD gene encoding threonine-phosphate decarboxylase CobD yields MNWPVHGSNPQYLFASLNMAMPHHMIDFSANINPLGPPPILKEKWAELFSVIADYPDPKGHRFKKKLAEKEKLSERQILIGNGGAELISLIGRMLAGKRVLIVQPAFSEYEEACRINSCTIDYHQLSPEKWELNVEELAEKLPNTDALFICNPCNPTGVYYSKSNLIALMNECQKQDCLFIVDEAFYDFLSEYESIVSCINEYSNLIIIRSMTKMFAIPGLRLGYLMANQTIIDYLASLQPHWSMNALALQAGEWCLDSESYVWETRELINKERKRLFDFYRQKDLMLSPSRVNFYLLRDPVVHDQFSLFQFLLSKGIIPRHTMNFPGIEGEWLRFAIKGPKENDKLMGAIEEWRNRP; encoded by the coding sequence TTGAATTGGCCCGTACATGGTTCTAATCCTCAGTATTTATTCGCATCATTAAATATGGCTATGCCACATCATATGATTGATTTTAGCGCAAATATAAATCCGCTTGGTCCTCCACCAATATTGAAAGAAAAGTGGGCGGAGCTTTTTTCAGTGATAGCTGATTATCCTGATCCTAAAGGACATAGGTTTAAGAAGAAACTTGCCGAAAAAGAAAAGCTGTCGGAAAGACAAATACTAATTGGCAACGGGGGAGCGGAGCTGATTTCCCTTATTGGCAGGATGCTTGCTGGAAAAAGAGTTCTGATTGTTCAGCCAGCTTTTTCAGAATATGAAGAAGCATGCCGGATTAATAGCTGTACGATTGATTATCATCAGCTGAGTCCCGAAAAATGGGAATTGAATGTAGAAGAGTTAGCGGAGAAATTGCCCAATACAGACGCTTTATTTATATGTAATCCATGTAATCCAACAGGTGTATACTATTCTAAATCTAACCTGATTGCACTTATGAATGAATGTCAGAAACAAGATTGTCTCTTCATTGTGGATGAAGCCTTTTATGATTTTCTTTCCGAATATGAGTCGATCGTTTCTTGCATAAATGAATATTCCAATTTGATTATCATTCGATCGATGACGAAAATGTTTGCGATACCGGGCTTGCGATTAGGATACTTAATGGCAAATCAAACGATTATTGATTATTTAGCAAGCTTGCAGCCGCATTGGAGTATGAATGCACTTGCCTTACAGGCAGGGGAATGGTGTCTTGATAGTGAATCCTATGTCTGGGAAACTAGAGAGCTAATCAACAAGGAAAGAAAAAGGCTATTTGATTTTTATCGACAGAAAGATTTAATGTTATCCCCATCGAGGGTTAATTTTTATTTGTTAAGAGATCCGGTCGTACATGATCAGTTTTCATTATTTCAATTTCTACTCTCAAAAGGGATCATCCCAAGGCACACGATGAATTTTCCGGGAATAGAAGGAGAGTGGCTGCGTTTTGCTATAAAGGGGCCAAAGGAGAATGACAAACTCATGGGGGCGATAGAGGAATGGCGGAATCGACCATAA